Within Romboutsia sp. CE17, the genomic segment ATTTCCTGATTCTCCAAAGTGATCTAAAGATATCATATCTCCATCTATACCTATATACTTATACCAACCAAATGATGATAATGCTTCAACACCTAATCTAGCCCTTACATTTTTAGGCAGTATACTTTCTTTGTACTCATCACTTTGTGCTTCAAATAATTCAAAAGATGGCATACTAACAACTCTCGAATCTATACCATGCTCTTGCAATTTATCATAAGCTTTATATATAAGTTCAACTTCTGATCCTGATGCTATTAATATTAAATCTGGAGTATTTTTTTTAGACTCTCTTAGTATATATCCTCCTCTTAAGGCTCTTCTTGCATCACCTTCATATAAAGGCAACCTTTGTCTTGTTAATACTAATGATGTTGGTGTGGTTTTATTAGTCATTGCATAATACCAGCCTGCTGCAGTCTCTCTTGAATCTGCTGGCCTAAATACAGTCATATTAGGCATACTTCTAAGACCTGCTAATTGCTCTATTGGTTGATGAGTAGGTCCATCTTCTCCAACTCCTATGCTGTCATGAGTTAATACATATACTACAGGTAAATTCATCAATGATGAAAGTCTCATGGATGCTTTCATATAATCACTAAATACAAAAAATGTAGCACAGAACACATTAAGTCCGCCGTGTGCACATATACCGTTAGCTATTGCTGCCATTGCATGTTCTCTGACCCCAAAGTGAAGATTTGCTCCATTTCTATTTTCTTTTGAAAAATCTCCCCTATCCTTCATATAGGTTTTATTAGAAGGTGCTAAGTCAGCAGACCCACCTATGATATTTGGTATTATATTCGATAACCTATTAATAAGTATTCCTGAAGACTCTCTTGTAGCCATTTCCTTATCAAAATTCCAAAAATCTTTATTTTCTAATAGGTCTTTTTCATCAATATTATTATCATGCCAAATTTCATATTCATTAGCTAATTCTGGATATTTATTTTTATATTCTTTCATTAATCTATTCCAGTTTTCTTCTTTTTCTATACCACTATTTATATACTGGCTCATCGTTTCATATACACTATTAGGTACTTCAAACGGTATTTCGCTAGTCCATCCTAAATTTTTTCTAAGAGCTTTTATATTATCTATTCCTAGAGGCTCTCCATGAGCAGATGCTTTACCTTCTTTTTTAGGACAGCCATATCCTATTATTGTATTTACGATTATAATAGATGGTTTTGAAGTTTCAGCTTTAGCATCATCTATTGCTTTATCTATAGATTCTACATCATTTCCATCATCAACTTTAAGCACTTGCCAACCGTAACTTTCATACCTTTTAGCAACATTCTCTGTAAATGCTATATCTGTACTTCCTTCTATAGATATTTTATTTGAATCATATAAAACTATAAGCTTTCCAAGTCCTAGAGTTCCAGCTAATGAACTTGCTTCTCCAGATATACCTTCCATTAAACATCCATCACCTACTATTGAGTAAGTATAATGATCTACTATGTTATAATTATCCCTATTAAATTTATTACTCAAATGCGCTTCAGCTATAGCCATACCAACAGCATTACATATACCTTGACCTAGGGGACCTGTTGTTATTTCAACCCCCGGAGTATGAAGGTATTCTGGATGACCTGCTGCTATACTATTTATCTGTCTAAAGTTTTTTATATCTTCTATACTTACTTTATATCCAAATAAATGTAGCAAGGAATATTCTAACATTGATCCATGACCAGCAGATAAGATAAATCTATCCCTATTTTGCCAGTTTGGATTTTTACCATTGTGATTCATTTTTGACCATAGTGTAAATGCCATCGTAGCTGCTCCTAAAGGTAAACCTGGATGGCCTGAATTAGCTTTTTGTATAGCATCAGCTGATAGTATTCTAACTGCATTTATACATTGTTTATCTATGTTAATTTCCATATAAAATCCTCCATAAATTCCTATATTAAACTAATTACTTAAATAAAATTTATTTATTATTAAAAGCTTCTTCCCAATCTTTTTTAAATTTTTCTAATCCTTGATCTGTCAATGGATGTTTTAACATTTGATATATTAATTTAGCTGGAACTGTGGCTATATCAGCACCAGATTCAGCAGCTTCTATTACATGTATAGGTGTCCTAACACTTGCTGCTATTATCTTTGTGTCTATATTATGAATCTTAAATATTTTCGATATACTCTTTACTAAATCCATTCCTATCATTGATATATCATCTATTCTTCCTAAAAAAGGGCTTACATAAGTTGCTCCCGCTCTTGCTGCTAACAAGGCTTGAGAGGCTGAAAATATTAATGTTAGATTTGTTTTTATTCCTTCTTTAGAAAGAACTTTAGTAGCTTTTAACCCTTCTTCAGTCATTGGTATCTTTACAACCATATTAGGGTGTATTTTAGATATTTCTCTGCCTTCTTTTATCATATTTTTCGCATCTTCACTTATAACTTCTCCACTTATATCCCCATCAACTATTTGAGTTATCTCTTTTATAACTTCATTAAAATCTCTACCTTCTTTTGCTATAAGAGATGGATTTGTTGTAACACCACAAATTACTCCCATATCATTTACTCGTCTTATATCTTCAACATTAGCAGTATCTATAAAAAACTTCATCTTTATATCCCCCTTTAAATTAGTACAATATAATGTACTTTAATATCCCATTTTTGTAAGTTACTTTATTGATTATATATTCATTGCATTCTTGATTGATTTTTCATACTCTGAAATTCTGTCTACCTTATCTTTGGATCCTCCACCTGCAAATTCACAAATTAGCCATAATTCAACTAAATATTTAGCAAGTTCGGGTGCTATTACCCTTGATCCCATACACATTATTTGCGCATCATTACTTTTTCTAGAACGCTCTGTGGAATACGGATCATGACAAACCGCTGCTCTTATGCCATCAACTTTATTTGCAGTTATAGCCATACCAATTCCTGTTCCGCAAATAAGTATACCCCTTTCGTTATCACCTCTTTGTATTGATTCTGCAACCTTTATAGCTATATTTGGGTATAATACTTTTTCAGATACTGTATAAGTTCCAAAGTCTTCTACTTCTATTCCCTTGCTTTCTACTAATTTTTTTATAATTTCTTTTAATTCAAATGCCGCTTCGTCGCATCCTATTGCTAATTTCATTTGCTTATCCCCCTAATAATTTATTTTTATAATGCTTTCTCTACTGCATTTAAAGTACTTTGCACCATAGCTCTAAAATTTTCTACTTTTAATCCAAATCTACCTATAAATAATCCATCTATATCATCATA encodes:
- the tkt gene encoding transketolase gives rise to the protein MNIDKQCINAVRILSADAIQKANSGHPGLPLGAATMAFTLWSKMNHNGKNPNWQNRDRFILSAGHGSMLEYSLLHLFGYKVSIEDIKNFRQINSIAAGHPEYLHTPGVEITTGPLGQGICNAVGMAIAEAHLSNKFNRDNYNIVDHYTYSIVGDGCLMEGISGEASSLAGTLGLGKLIVLYDSNKISIEGSTDIAFTENVAKRYESYGWQVLKVDDGNDVESIDKAIDDAKAETSKPSIIIVNTIIGYGCPKKEGKASAHGEPLGIDNIKALRKNLGWTSEIPFEVPNSVYETMSQYINSGIEKEENWNRLMKEYKNKYPELANEYEIWHDNNIDEKDLLENKDFWNFDKEMATRESSGILINRLSNIIPNIIGGSADLAPSNKTYMKDRGDFSKENRNGANLHFGVREHAMAAIANGICAHGGLNVFCATFFVFSDYMKASMRLSSLMNLPVVYVLTHDSIGVGEDGPTHQPIEQLAGLRSMPNMTVFRPADSRETAAGWYYAMTNKTTPTSLVLTRQRLPLYEGDARRALRGGYILRESKKNTPDLILIASGSEVELIYKAYDKLQEHGIDSRVVSMPSFELFEAQSDEYKESILPKNVRARLGVEALSSFGWYKYIGIDGDMISLDHFGESGNAKDLFKKFGFTVENVVDRAIKVVEANKELAF
- the fsa gene encoding fructose-6-phosphate aldolase; the encoded protein is MKFFIDTANVEDIRRVNDMGVICGVTTNPSLIAKEGRDFNEVIKEITQIVDGDISGEVISEDAKNMIKEGREISKIHPNMVVKIPMTEEGLKATKVLSKEGIKTNLTLIFSASQALLAARAGATYVSPFLGRIDDISMIGMDLVKSISKIFKIHNIDTKIIAASVRTPIHVIEAAESGADIATVPAKLIYQMLKHPLTDQGLEKFKKDWEEAFNNK
- the rpiB gene encoding ribose 5-phosphate isomerase B; protein product: MKLAIGCDEAAFELKEIIKKLVESKGIEVEDFGTYTVSEKVLYPNIAIKVAESIQRGDNERGILICGTGIGMAITANKVDGIRAAVCHDPYSTERSRKSNDAQIMCMGSRVIAPELAKYLVELWLICEFAGGGSKDKVDRISEYEKSIKNAMNI